The Meriones unguiculatus strain TT.TT164.6M chromosome 14, Bangor_MerUng_6.1, whole genome shotgun sequence sequence TTTACACAGTATACAATGGGGTTCATCAGAGGTGGCACTAACAAGAAGGTGTCAGCAATGAGGATCATGGCCATGGGTGACCTGTGCTTGCCAAAGCGGTGCATGGATGCCAAAGCAATGATGGTCACATAGAAGATGAGCACAGCACATATGTGGGAGACACAGGTATTGAGGGCCTTGAGGCGCTCTTTATGGGATCCAATTCCCATCACAGTCTTCAGGATGAACACATACGAGACAGCAATGAACATACTGTCAGACATCATGCAGAGTGCAACAAAGAAACCGTAGAAAAAATTGACTGTGTTGTCCGAGCAGGCCAGCTTCATGACATCCTGATGGAGACAATAGGAGTGAGAAAGGAGGCTTTTCCTGCAATATGCCAGCCTTTTCAGAGTGAACAGAAATGGGAGCACTAGGAGCATGCTTTTAATGAGAAACACCAATCCCATCTTGGCAACTCTTACACTCGTGAGAATAGAGCTGTATCTAAGCGGGTTGCGTATGGCCAAAAAGCGGTCAAAAGACATGATCAGGAGCACCGAGGACTCCATGTCTGTGAAGCCATGGATGAAGAACTCTTGAGCAAATCAAGCATTTGGGGAGATTCCTGTGGCATTGAAGACAAAGATCCGGAGCAtggtggggaaggaggagagagacaggccTAAGTCAGAGATAGCCAGCATGGAAAGGAAATAGTACATGGGTGCGTGGAGCGAGGGCTCAGTCCTGATCACAAAGAGGATGGTACAGTTGCCCAGGATGGCCACCAGGTACATGAGGCAGATCGGAATGGAGAACCACACATGAGCGTGCTCCAGGCCTGGGATTCCAATCAGGAAGAAGGTAGTGATCTCAACTTCAGAAGAATTGAGAACAGGCATGATGGAAGACTTCACAAGCATTTATCTAGAGATCTGTAGTGACACTTCCAACATGAGTGTGTGCTGCTTGTCTTTCCCCTTCTACCATATATGCtggtgagagaaaaggagaggaaacgCAATTAAAAACAGTAACAGCAAATAAGATATTTCTTTTAACTAAACTGTAGGATAGTTGGTTCCTGTTAATTGACACTAAGAATATAATCACTGCAAAGACCAATCGTATGTCTCCATGTGTTCAGGGGAAAACACATAAAGAGAAATAACTTGCAATTTATTTCCTTTGCTATATTGACTTTGTTTTTATCTAGTGAAAAATCATACACAGGCTGAACTCTAGGATAACTAATTTTCTCCTGCTTGGAACCTAGGTGTctttgaaggagagagggagaagagaagaaaggagagattaGAAGAGTGAGATAAAtagattatatatgtgtgtgtattagatAGATAGGAAAGGCACCATCAGCTTCTAATTATAATGAAAATCCCTCTTTGTTGTAGGATAGCATGTGCTATATGCATGACATGATTTCATAGGGTGGAGTAAATGATCTTATATA is a genomic window containing:
- the LOC110566021 gene encoding LOW QUALITY PROTEIN: olfactory receptor 51A7-like (The sequence of the model RefSeq protein was modified relative to this genomic sequence to represent the inferred CDS: substituted 1 base at 1 genomic stop codon); translated protein: MLVKSSIMPVLNSSEVEITTFFLIGIPGLEHAHVWFSIPICLMYLVAILGNCTILFVIRTEPSLHAPMYYFLSMLAISDLGLSLSSFPTMLRIFVFNATGISPNAXFAQEFFIHGFTDMESSVLLIMSFDRFLAIRNPLRYSSILTSVRVAKMGLVFLIKSMLLVLPFLFTLKRLAYCRKSLLSHSYCLHQDVMKLACSDNTVNFFYGFFVALCMMSDSMFIAVSYVFILKTVMGIGSHKERLKALNTCVSHICAVLIFYVTIIALASMHRFGKHRSPMAMILIADTFLLVPPLMNPIVYCVKTRQIREKVLGRLGLK